TAGAAGAGCATCTTACATCCGAAGGTGGGCTTGTTCTCGGCACACCAATTATAATGGGGCTTTTCTCTGACGTTTTCTTTGGGCCAATTCCAGAAGGATATGATTTATATCTTCACCCTGTTGCCTTTGCTGGTTGGGTAGGGTTATTTGTCACGGCGCTTAATCTAATTCCTTCGGGGCAGCTTGACGGGGGGCATATAACTTACGCACTGTTTTCAAAAAAATATCATAAGTACATTTCAATGGCGATGATAGCGCTACTTTTAATTTTTGGAATTGGGACCGAACCATTGTTACAAGCAGGAGCTAACTTATTCGGTAGCGGATTTGAGTGGTTCACTCAGAGTGTGCCGGTGCTAGAAGGATGGCCGGGCTGGATTCTAT
This is a stretch of genomic DNA from Thermodesulfobacteriota bacterium. It encodes these proteins:
- a CDS encoding site-2 protease family protein, with the translated sequence MKVNRIQIILFVLTVITTFVTGLSFGGTMLSAVSFSVALLFILGSHEMGHYYYGKKYGVDITPPYFIPAPPIISPIGTFGAFIKIKSPISTKRALFDIGIAGPLAGIVASIPVLIIGIKLSTTVQIEEHLTSEGGLVLGTPIIMGLFSDVFFGPIPEGYDLYLHPVAFAGWVGLFVTALNLIPSGQLDGGHITYALFSKKYHKYISMAMIALLLIFGIGTEPLLQAGANLFGSGFEWFTQSVPVLEGWPGWIL